One Nostoc punctiforme PCC 73102 DNA window includes the following coding sequences:
- a CDS encoding salt stress protein, Slr1339 family: protein MDSIDKLLAELKTEYKEVKPQQQQSKSATAKSFIPPLPKSASFMDPILAEVKANFAEEDAAIELKKQQELEQERIRQEQLKAKQLEGLKIQAKEWLAKVDPLSSEGLWFERFAESYPSKLEAAVEYLRSNE, encoded by the coding sequence ATGGATTCCATTGATAAGCTGTTAGCCGAACTCAAAACTGAATATAAAGAAGTAAAACCACAACAGCAACAGTCAAAATCAGCCACAGCCAAATCCTTTATTCCACCATTGCCAAAGTCGGCATCTTTTATGGATCCCATTTTGGCAGAGGTTAAGGCTAATTTTGCAGAAGAGGATGCTGCTATTGAGTTAAAAAAACAACAAGAACTAGAACAAGAGCGAATTCGCCAAGAACAACTCAAAGCCAAACAATTAGAGGGTTTGAAAATACAGGCAAAAGAATGGTTAGCTAAAGTAGATCCACTTTCGTCGGAAGGACTTTGGTTTGAAAGGTTTGCTGAAAGTTACCCCTCAAAATTAGAGGCAGCGGTTGAATATTTAAGAAGCAATGAATAA
- a CDS encoding PAS domain-containing sensor histidine kinase, with product MNHPKFLDNLAQKHNTQQQNFSPAFLHQMVNSISDPIFVKDRQHCWVLFNDNYCNFIGHSREELIGKSDYDFFPQAEADVFRQKDELVFTTNIINESQDLFTDAQGITHLISTKKSCFEDETGNKFLVGSIRDIILPNQVDKVLGVTDRVTDITDLMQTCEALRETLEELQVVEEELRQQNEELAIARETAELERRRYQDLFDLAPNAYLVTDLAGIIKEANYVTAALLSVRQNYLVGKPFILFIAEPDRKTFMNKLTNLQQVQDWEVELQSRGGTAFPASIKMVAMYDSQGQQIGWRWLLCDISEQQAILRDRQQAEKDLHRINAVLQAQQEASIDGILIVDENLTVTSFNQKFSQLWQIPVALLERGDARKLLEWVLNQLVNPDEFVAKVEYLYQHPEQSSRDEIFLKSGKIFDRYSAPVRKHQGVCGETSALEDYYGRIWYYRDITEYKQAEAELRASKQRLALLIEQTPLAIIEWNTNFEVQIWNRAAERIFGYTTEEMLGNRFETIVPENARKHVNEIITALLTQRGRSFSVNNNVTKDGRTMVCEWYNNPLIAPDGQVIGVASMVLDITERKQAEEEQQKFVALIENSSDFIGIASMEGQVLYVNPAGLKMVGLNSLEAAKTKSMDDFHSPEAFAELIQQILPLMSQHGFWQGEFRHRHFQTGIEIPTDCNIFMVKHPETGEPFCQVVVARDITERKQAKEALLKSEAQLRQQAEELKVALREVQHAQTHLIQSEKMSSLGQLVAGVAHEINNPVNFIYGNLSPAKEYTRDLISLLQLYQSHYPEPIPEIQDFAERIELDFLKSDLPQILNSMNIGADRIRKIVLSLRTFSRLDEAEMKAVDIHEGIDSTLMILQSRFKGNDQHAKIQIIKEYGKLPLVECYAGQLNQVFMNILSNAIDALEERVESGGKADKKNNQCPIPIITICTQLQEPNQVIIRIADNGLGIPENVKKQLFNPFFTTKPIGKGTGMGLAISYQIITERHGGSVECISQPGQGAEFVIKIPLMQNSQYNS from the coding sequence ATGAACCATCCTAAATTCTTAGATAACCTCGCGCAAAAACACAACACGCAGCAGCAAAACTTCTCTCCAGCATTTCTGCATCAGATGGTCAATAGCATATCTGACCCAATTTTTGTAAAAGACCGTCAACATTGCTGGGTATTATTTAACGATAACTACTGTAATTTCATAGGTCATAGCCGAGAAGAATTAATTGGTAAATCAGACTATGATTTTTTTCCTCAAGCAGAAGCTGATGTGTTCCGGCAAAAAGATGAACTGGTTTTCACCACGAATATTATTAACGAGAGCCAGGATCTTTTTACTGATGCTCAGGGTATAACCCATCTTATCTCTACCAAAAAGTCTTGCTTTGAAGATGAGACTGGTAATAAATTTTTAGTGGGTAGTATTAGAGACATTATTTTACCGAATCAAGTTGATAAAGTTCTGGGTGTGACTGACAGAGTTACCGACATTACCGATCTTATGCAAACCTGTGAAGCACTTCGGGAAACCCTAGAAGAACTCCAGGTAGTCGAAGAAGAACTGCGCCAACAAAACGAAGAATTAGCGATCGCTCGTGAAACGGCAGAATTAGAGCGTCGGCGTTACCAGGATTTGTTTGATCTCGCTCCAAATGCTTACTTAGTGACTGATCTCGCCGGCATCATCAAAGAGGCTAACTATGTAACCGCAGCCTTACTATCTGTGAGACAAAACTATCTGGTAGGTAAACCATTCATCCTGTTTATCGCTGAACCAGACCGCAAAACCTTCATGAATAAACTGACAAATTTGCAGCAGGTGCAGGATTGGGAAGTCGAACTACAGTCACGAGGAGGGACAGCCTTTCCTGCTAGTATCAAGATGGTTGCGATGTATGATTCACAAGGTCAGCAGATCGGCTGGCGTTGGTTACTTTGCGACATCAGCGAACAGCAAGCCATACTGCGCGATCGCCAGCAAGCTGAGAAAGACCTACACCGCATTAATGCTGTACTCCAAGCTCAACAAGAAGCTTCCATCGACGGAATTCTAATTGTTGATGAAAATCTTACGGTTACATCATTTAATCAGAAATTCTCCCAGTTATGGCAAATTCCTGTTGCACTGCTCGAAAGAGGCGATGCTCGCAAACTTCTGGAATGGGTACTAAACCAGCTAGTAAATCCAGACGAATTTGTGGCTAAGGTGGAGTATCTTTACCAGCATCCAGAGCAAAGCAGCCGTGATGAAATTTTCCTCAAGTCTGGAAAGATTTTTGACCGCTATTCTGCACCTGTGCGTAAACACCAAGGAGTTTGTGGTGAGACATCAGCTTTAGAAGACTATTACGGGAGGATTTGGTATTACCGCGACATTACTGAATACAAGCAAGCAGAGGCAGAACTCAGGGCTTCAAAGCAAAGACTGGCGTTGCTGATTGAACAAACACCTTTAGCCATCATTGAATGGAATACTAACTTTGAAGTTCAGATATGGAATCGGGCAGCAGAAAGAATCTTTGGATACACTACAGAGGAAATGCTGGGGAATCGTTTTGAGACCATAGTACCTGAAAACGCCAGAAAGCACGTAAATGAGATTATCACCGCTCTGCTAACACAACGAGGAAGAAGTTTTAGCGTCAACAATAACGTCACTAAAGATGGTAGAACGATGGTCTGCGAGTGGTATAACAACCCGTTAATAGCTCCTGATGGCCAGGTGATTGGCGTTGCCTCAATGGTGTTAGACATTACAGAGCGGAAACAAGCTGAAGAGGAACAGCAAAAATTTGTAGCATTGATTGAAAACAGCAGCGACTTTATTGGCATTGCTTCAATGGAAGGGCAAGTTCTCTATGTGAACCCTGCCGGACTCAAGATGGTGGGGCTTAATAGCCTGGAAGCAGCCAAAACCAAGTCTATGGATGATTTTCATTCACCAGAAGCTTTTGCAGAGTTGATACAGCAAATTCTTCCTTTAATGTCTCAACATGGTTTCTGGCAAGGTGAGTTTCGCCATAGGCATTTTCAAACAGGTATAGAAATTCCCACTGATTGCAACATATTCATGGTTAAACATCCCGAAACAGGAGAGCCTTTTTGTCAGGTAGTTGTTGCTAGGGACATTACCGAACGTAAACAAGCCAAGGAAGCATTGCTAAAGTCGGAAGCTCAACTACGACAACAAGCCGAAGAACTTAAAGTTGCACTCCGTGAAGTTCAACACGCCCAAACTCACTTAATTCAAAGTGAAAAGATGTCCAGCTTGGGTCAACTAGTTGCAGGAGTAGCACACGAAATCAATAACCCAGTCAATTTTATCTATGGCAACCTCAGCCCTGCCAAGGAATACACTCGAGATTTAATTTCACTTTTGCAACTCTACCAAAGTCATTATCCTGAACCCATACCAGAAATTCAGGATTTTGCAGAACGAATCGAACTAGACTTTTTGAAGTCAGATTTGCCACAAATACTAAACTCAATGAATATTGGGGCAGACCGCATTCGAAAGATTGTACTTTCTTTGCGAACTTTTTCGCGCTTGGATGAAGCCGAAATGAAAGCTGTTGATATCCATGAGGGAATCGATAGTACTTTGATGATTTTGCAAAGCCGCTTCAAGGGTAACGACCAACACGCAAAAATTCAAATAATCAAAGAATATGGCAAACTCCCCCTGGTTGAATGTTACGCTGGGCAGCTAAACCAAGTATTCATGAATATTTTGTCAAATGCGATCGATGCTTTAGAAGAGAGAGTGGAGAGTGGCGGTAAAGCAGACAAGAAGAATAACCAATGCCCAATTCCGATAATTACCATTTGTACTCAACTACAGGAGCCAAATCAGGTAATAATTAGGATTGCCGATAATGGATTGGGAATACCAGAAAATGTGAAAAAACAATTATTTAATCCCTTTTTTACCACCAAGCCCATCGGCAAAGGTACGGGAATGGGACTTGCAATTAGCTACCAGATCATTACAGAAAGACATGGCGGTTCCGTAGAATGTATTTCGCAGCCAGGACAAGGCGCTGAGTTTGTGATTAAAATTCCCTTGATGCAAAATAGTCAATATAATTCGTAA
- the obgE gene encoding GTPase ObgE, with protein sequence MQFIDQAKIEVEAGKGGDGIVAFRREKYVPTGGPSGGNGGRGGSVFFVADENLQTLLDFRYNHRFQAEKGTRGGPNNCTGAGGKDLIIEVPCGTTIYDAETGELLGDLTEPQQTLLIAQGGKGGLGNQHFLSNRNRAPEYALPGLPGEIKQLRLELKLLAEVGIIGLPNAGKSTLISSLSAARPKIADYPFTTLIPNLGVVRKPTGDGTVFADIPGLIAGASHGAGLGHDFLRHIERTRVLLHLIDATSDDVIRDYNTIKEELQAYGQGLAERPQILALNKIDAVDRETVDLEALATQLNHLSYAPVFIISAVTRTGLEPMLQEIWGILDQMKVPEEVEALR encoded by the coding sequence ATGCAATTTATCGATCAAGCAAAAATTGAAGTTGAAGCTGGTAAGGGCGGTGATGGTATTGTCGCCTTCCGGCGAGAGAAATACGTGCCGACTGGTGGCCCCTCTGGTGGTAATGGGGGACGAGGTGGTTCGGTATTTTTCGTTGCCGACGAAAACCTACAAACCTTGCTGGACTTCAGATATAATCATCGCTTTCAGGCAGAAAAAGGAACTCGTGGTGGGCCAAATAACTGCACAGGGGCAGGAGGAAAGGATTTAATTATCGAAGTTCCCTGCGGTACAACCATTTATGATGCTGAAACTGGCGAACTGCTGGGAGATTTAACTGAGCCTCAGCAAACTTTACTGATAGCCCAAGGTGGTAAAGGTGGACTAGGAAATCAGCATTTCTTGAGTAACCGTAACCGCGCCCCAGAATACGCTCTCCCAGGATTACCGGGGGAAATAAAGCAGCTGCGTCTGGAGTTGAAACTTTTAGCAGAAGTGGGGATTATTGGCTTACCAAATGCTGGAAAATCCACTCTAATTTCATCTTTATCAGCAGCACGTCCAAAAATTGCTGACTATCCCTTTACTACCCTGATCCCAAATTTGGGTGTAGTGCGGAAACCAACTGGCGATGGTACTGTTTTCGCCGACATTCCCGGACTAATTGCGGGAGCATCTCACGGGGCTGGGTTGGGGCATGATTTCTTGCGTCATATTGAGCGCACGCGAGTGCTACTTCACTTGATTGATGCCACTAGTGATGATGTAATTAGGGATTACAACACAATTAAAGAAGAATTACAAGCTTATGGACAGGGTTTAGCAGAACGTCCACAAATTTTGGCGCTGAATAAAATTGATGCTGTAGATCGGGAAACTGTCGATTTGGAGGCTTTAGCTACCCAACTTAATCATCTCTCCTACGCCCCGGTTTTTATAATTTCAGCAGTTACTCGCACCGGCTTAGAGCCGATGTTACAAGAAATCTGGGGAATTCTTGACCAAATGAAGGTTCCTGAAGAAGTGGAGGCATTGAGATAA
- a CDS encoding class I SAM-dependent methyltransferase → MEDLKQAIISYSSKDLEQRKNWYSPAAEAYNKARPRYPEDLTHQVAEIAQLSTNSKILEVGCGPATATIAFAQLGCSMICLEPNPDFFRLAQQNCRMYPNVEIENTSFEEWTLQPSKFDAVLAASSFHWISPEVGYQKAANALQQTGNLILLWNKELQPSSEVYQRLSKIYQLYAPSLDRYEDIETQEEILRALGNMSIDSGQFKDLISGQVVSEVTYNVDEYLMLLNTYSPYLKLPPDTKKALFKGLRQSIEYDFGGSLHLSYISAFHIAKKI, encoded by the coding sequence ATGGAAGACCTAAAACAAGCAATAATCAGTTACTCCAGTAAAGACCTTGAACAGCGAAAAAATTGGTATTCTCCGGCAGCAGAGGCTTATAACAAGGCACGGCCCCGCTATCCAGAGGATTTAACTCACCAAGTTGCGGAAATTGCTCAACTCTCCACTAACTCAAAAATTCTAGAAGTAGGATGTGGCCCTGCAACTGCAACGATAGCATTCGCTCAATTGGGATGCTCAATGATTTGCTTAGAACCCAACCCAGATTTTTTTCGGTTAGCTCAACAGAATTGTCGAATGTATCCCAATGTAGAGATTGAGAATACATCTTTTGAAGAGTGGACTTTACAGCCTTCTAAATTTGATGCCGTCTTAGCAGCGAGTTCTTTTCATTGGATATCACCAGAAGTAGGATATCAAAAAGCAGCAAATGCCTTACAACAAACTGGCAACCTGATTTTACTATGGAACAAAGAACTTCAACCTTCATCTGAAGTATATCAACGCTTATCCAAAATCTATCAATTATATGCTCCATCGCTTGATCGATATGAAGACATAGAAACCCAAGAAGAGATATTGAGAGCATTAGGAAATATGTCCATCGATTCGGGCCAATTTAAAGATTTAATATCCGGGCAAGTTGTATCTGAAGTGACATATAATGTTGATGAATATTTAATGCTTTTAAACACTTACTCGCCATACCTAAAGTTACCTCCAGATACCAAAAAAGCATTATTTAAAGGATTAAGGCAAAGTATAGAATATGACTTCGGAGGCAGTCTTCATCTCTCATATATATCCGCTTTTCACATTGCCAAAAAAATTTAG
- a CDS encoding Mo-dependent nitrogenase C-terminal domain-containing protein, translating to MTSTVQSPYSSEQIAAWLRGLLTIAWADGNFDAQEQELIASITKDELAPKIKCDSLEVITPEELAAVLGKGTPAAENFLRTAIMVAIADGTYSPSEDEVLHQFCQALEQPENLLEALRHTLENPQQVTPVISSPGLTKRQIDALHPLRDWLDGLDIQDPRVARFLCKMIPSQCPFERDVTLFGRKIVHIPPMCKINPLYEQLVGLRFRALSYLADKCGEDVSPYI from the coding sequence ATGACAAGTACCGTTCAATCCCCCTACAGCAGCGAACAGATTGCCGCTTGGTTGCGTGGACTGCTCACCATTGCTTGGGCAGATGGTAATTTTGATGCCCAAGAACAGGAATTAATAGCCAGCATCACCAAAGATGAATTAGCTCCTAAGATTAAATGCGACTCACTAGAGGTAATTACGCCAGAGGAATTAGCCGCAGTGTTGGGTAAAGGTACACCAGCTGCGGAAAATTTCTTAAGGACAGCGATAATGGTAGCGATCGCAGATGGTACTTATTCTCCCAGTGAAGATGAGGTTCTACATCAATTCTGCCAAGCCTTAGAACAGCCAGAGAATTTACTAGAAGCCCTTCGCCACACCCTAGAAAACCCACAGCAAGTTACCCCTGTTATTTCCAGCCCTGGACTTACAAAGCGTCAAATTGATGCACTACACCCTCTGCGTGACTGGCTGGATGGGCTAGATATTCAAGACCCAAGAGTAGCCCGCTTTTTGTGTAAAATGATCCCCTCCCAGTGTCCCTTTGAGCGGGATGTCACCTTATTTGGACGCAAGATTGTCCACATCCCGCCGATGTGTAAAATCAATCCCTTGTATGAGCAACTGGTGGGCTTACGTTTCCGCGCCCTCTCTTATCTAGCAGATAAATGCGGTGAAGATGTTTCACCATATATTTAG
- a CDS encoding winged helix-turn-helix transcriptional regulator, which produces MKAEAENNLRLTCEVETTLKVIGGRWKVLIIRELMTGVKRFGELQRALPGVTQKMLTQQLREMEQDGIIHREVYPQIPPKVEYSLTHLGETLQPILYAMHEWAVQHSNRTNHHQY; this is translated from the coding sequence ATGAAAGCTGAAGCAGAAAACAATCTCAGGCTGACTTGTGAAGTAGAAACTACCCTAAAGGTAATTGGCGGACGCTGGAAAGTTTTGATTATTAGAGAATTAATGACTGGCGTAAAAAGGTTTGGAGAGTTACAACGAGCTTTACCCGGAGTTACGCAAAAGATGTTGACTCAGCAACTTAGAGAAATGGAGCAAGACGGCATTATCCATCGAGAAGTTTATCCCCAAATTCCACCAAAGGTAGAATATTCGCTAACGCATTTAGGAGAAACTTTGCAACCAATTCTCTATGCTATGCATGAATGGGCTGTTCAACACTCAAATCGAACAAATCACCATCAATATTGA
- a CDS encoding vWA domain-containing protein, whose protein sequence is MMSDRDYTLIIDKSGSMSTPDQVGGRSRWEIAQESTLALARKAEQFDPDGITVYLFSGRFKRYDDVTSAKVAQIFLENDPAGTTNLAGVLQDAINNYFQRKAAGKSKPNGETILVITDGEPDDRKAVFEVIIHATRQMERDEELGISIIQVGSDAQATKFLKALDDQLQSVGAKFDICDTVTLDDLEEMSLVDVLTNAITD, encoded by the coding sequence ATGATGAGCGATCGCGACTATACATTAATCATTGATAAAAGCGGTAGTATGTCCACACCCGACCAAGTGGGCGGTAGAAGTAGATGGGAGATTGCCCAAGAGTCTACACTGGCTTTGGCAAGAAAGGCCGAACAATTTGACCCCGATGGCATCACCGTTTACTTGTTTTCCGGTAGATTTAAACGCTACGATGATGTCACCTCAGCCAAAGTCGCACAGATATTTCTCGAAAATGACCCTGCTGGGACGACAAACTTAGCAGGTGTGCTTCAAGACGCAATCAATAATTACTTTCAACGTAAAGCAGCCGGTAAAAGCAAGCCAAACGGAGAGACAATTTTAGTCATCACCGATGGTGAACCAGACGATCGCAAAGCGGTTTTTGAAGTCATCATTCATGCTACTCGCCAGATGGAGCGTGATGAAGAATTAGGAATTTCGATCATTCAAGTAGGTTCAGATGCCCAAGCGACTAAGTTCCTTAAAGCTTTGGATGACCAGTTGCAAAGCGTCGGCGCTAAATTTGATATTTGCGATACTGTTACTTTAGACGACTTAGAAGAAATGAGTCTTGTAGATGTATTGACTAACGCAATAACTGACTGA